The DNA region GTTTGGCCCGTTAAATCCCATCCTTTATCACCGACACTGTAATACACATTGTTATAATTATGAATGTTGCGTGGAGCACCTGAAGCCTTGGTGAAATAATCGCTCATGACCGGATTGCCTGATGATTCTCCTACGTAAACGGTATTGTTGTAGTTGTAGACATGATCAATTGAACCGCTGTACCTGAAGATACTTTTCCGATCATTTTGGCTAATGTTATACCTGACGATCGTATTGATTGTGTAGTAGGTATCGTTAACAAAAAGCATAAATCCGCCGGCGTTATCATGGCTGTAATTATATTGGACGAGCGAATTGATGTTCCCTGCATCCACGTCGAAGCCATGACCGTCTTCTGCACCGTTAACGCTTGCAAAAGATTCGTTGAATTGAACGAGATTATTGTCTGCGTATGCCCACCAAATCGATGCATTCGTGGCCAGATAAGTGGCTTCCTGCACCGTGTTATGCTCAACAATCGCTCCATCGGTCACGTTCCAGGCAATGCCGCCAGTTGCAGCTCTTATGACGCTGTTGTTGGAAATTTTCACTTGGGTAGACGGCGTCCACGGCCCGTAAGGCTTCGGTACCCAAGGCCATAAATCGCCCATCCCATAGCGCAAAATACAGTTAGAACCTATGATAATCCCATAGGCATCCACATCCGTTAATGTATTTCCGTCGATAAGAATATCGTTAAACGCACTTGGAGTATTCGACCCGACTGAATCGAAAATAATTCCGCCGGAACGTGTGGTATATGAACCATCGACATCATGGATATTCATATTTTTAATATGAATGTGATTCAGGATACCTGCTTCCTCATTTAAGATATAGACGCCTCGCCTCTGACCCCGCGGATTCTCCCAATCCCGATCAAAAGGCAGCGGCGAGCTGTTTGTCACTTCCAAGTTATTGATTTCCCAATACTGCTGATTCTTCAAAAAGATGGCTTCGAGTTCGGTCGTCACACCGGCGATTAACGGCTTACTGCCGGTTCCATACATATCGATAGTAATTGGCTTTCCATTTTCGCCAGAGCCTTTTGGCCACAGTCTGCCGTTCCAGCTCTCCCCGGCTTTAAACAGAATCCTGTCCCCTGGTGAAAAAGTAGTCCCATTGACCTTGTCCAGCGATTTCCATGCGGCGTCTTGGCTTGTGCCGCTATTGCTGTCGTCTCCTCCGGTGCTGTCCACGTAATAAGTTGTTCCGGCAGCATTCGCTGGTTCAGGCAGAGCTGTGAAGAACGTACAGAACAAGGAGAAAATCGAAACCATGCAAACCACTTTTTTCATATACCTTGGCCTCAAAGCATATCATCCCTTCAATTTTTATTTATGTAAAGTCAACTAGGACGTTACATCCTGAAGTTCTGGTATGACTCCTCGTTCACAATAATCTGCGCATCTGCCATTCGTTTGCGAACATACTCCTTATAACTGTGATCAATATAATCTCTTAATGCCTGTTCCTTGATATCCTCAAGTGACAGATATTTCGAGCCAGCCCGTTCATTCTCAATCCGTTGAATCAAATGGAAATGGCCATTCTCTTCAATAATTCCGCTAATTTCGCCTATTCGAAGCTTTGCCGCTGCCTGAGCAACCGGACTTCTCGCGTTATGCCTGTAGCTGTCCAGGTTGTATAACTGCTCCGTAACTTTCCCTGTTTGATCGAGTTCTTTTGCAGCTTGTTCAAATGACAATCCCGATGCGCTTTTAGCCAGAGCCGTTTCCATTTTTCTCATTATCTGATCTTTGAGCTTCTCATCGACATTTCGGCTGCCATCAATAAAAGATGCGGATAACTGCTGCACCTTCACAGTCGCTGGTGCTTTGTACAACTGATCTTTTTTTGTCTCATAAAATGTTTTCAGCTGCTCATCATTGGGCTTCCAATCACGCTCCATTAATCGGTTCTTAACGGATAAAATGGAATTTCCCATCACATATTCCAAATAAGCCTCCTCGGTATATTGAGCGGGGCCGAAAACCACTTGGTTATTATTGATTGCTTTTTGTCTTCTCTCGTTTTCCTGATTGAAATTTTGCTCGAAGCTGCCGTAACTGATGTCTGTGAGTACTCCCTGCTCCATTGCAATGATTTGTTGAATTTTTAGGTTCACGGTATCTTCCAGTGCCTTCTTTTTTAACAGCTCGAGCGGAAATTCTCCTCCGTAGGAAGTGTTCCAAAACGCAGCCGACTGCTCGGCACCATATTTCTCGTAGAAATAACGAATGATCACGGATTTATTGGCATGAATCGCTCTTTGAAATTCATTTGCATGAATCGGAAAACCATCGACTGTTGCGAAAAAATCGTCTTCTTGATTTGCCTTCGAAGGTTTCGGTTTCGCGTTGATCGTTATAGACATGAAGACCAAGATGAATATCACGGCGGTGAACAGCCATATTAGACTGCTTTTATTAGGTGTCTGAATGTTCATAAGCAACCCTCTCTATTCACAATCTTGAACTTCCTCCTCGAACATACCCATTGCAGCATCCAAGTACCTCCAAGTCGATTGATTTAGCTCGAAATTTGTTAATTATGCGTGATGTGGTTTCATTATAGGCATTCAAAGAAAGCGCTATCAATTTCACCTTTTTTACAATTGTTTCACTTTCTTTACTTATTTGGTGTTTCGGAAGCTTTTCGAGCCCAATATGCCTCTTGATGGTTTTGTATTAAAAATAGAATAACCCTAAAGGGCAGTCATTCTCTTTAGGAAGTGACTACCCTCTAGGGTTACAAACGTTATCCTCAAACCAAAGATGTTATAACTAACGTATTATCTTATTTTTTACTATCAACAGGAATAGTTATCTTTTTATCATAGGTTTTTATATAGTGGAATCCATCTAACAGCAGTTGTTCCGGCTTATCTGCTGTATTAAATGAGTACGTCTGCTCCCACAGAACGTTACCGTTGTTCAGATCCCATGGCCGCGAAGCGGATATGGATGCTACGGGCACAAGGTTCCCCCCCGCTTGTACGGATAAACTGTCGGTATCCAAAATGATAAATTGCTTTCTGGCAATCACGATGTCATAACCACTGTCGGTTTTTGTTACGCTCCGAATCCATAACTTTTCGCGGCCTATTCGGATGGATTGATCAGATGGAGAGACTAGCGAAATAGGTTCCTCTACTTGCTGATATGCGCCGAAATTTTCGAGGACAAGCTCGATGGTTTCAATCTTGTCAGTTGGAAGCACTTCGAATTCAAGCTCAAAGCCCGGAAAACCCTTTTCAGCGTAAATGTTTGATCCTCTCATTCCCCACTTCTTTACCTCGGTTCCATTAACCAATAGCTTTGTTTTGCCCGAAAACCTAGGGTGTCGCTCTTTCTCTAGTTCATAATGGCCCCTTACGATGGTTGAAGATGGCGAAGCTGTAATCGAGTCATAGTGAACAGTCCCCTGATCGACAGCAACAAATTGTGAGATATTCTGTTTTACAATACTCTTCATTGCTTTATTTGCTTCAAATTGGAAGGAGATCGGATAGGATGCCCGTTCTCCATTATCTTGCCATATAATGAATGTTGCAGTTAATGTTCTTGAGAATGGACTAACAGGCTCAAACTTATACACTCCCTTGTATTGCAAGCCGTCATTACTATAATTTCCATTTCCTTCTTTCGGATCTGAATCCGTCAAGAATCCTTGCAATTTATTTATGTAATGAGATAAACGATCATCGGCATCATATCGAGATCCTGCAGGAAAATCAATGGTGTAATACAATAAAAATGCATTATCGTCCGCAATGACACCATTCACTGTAATAACGGTTCCGTCATCAAACGTTTTGCTTTTGTTTACCGTTTGTCCGTAGCCTTGCTCTGCCACTTCCGAAAAGCTGAGCGAGGACAACTCGCTTCGATCCAGCAGCTTCGCTCCGTAATAGGCGAATGCAGGATACTGATACAATCCGGCAATCAGAATAAGCGCTGCGGCAGCGGATGCAACCCATGGCAGAGCCTTTTTTCTGTATCTTGGTTTGGCGGGAACATTCTGTAGTGCATTTCGAAGCCTGCTCTCAAGTTCCAGCGGGGCTTGCACCCTATTATAGCTCTGCTTGTGCTCTTGTAATTTCTCCTCGATCGTTCTCATAACGATCACCTCCAATCAAGACTTTGAGCTTTTGGATTCCCTGTGACAATCTTGATTTGATTGTGCCAAGTGGTACGCCGG from Paenibacillus ihbetae includes:
- a CDS encoding peptidyl-prolyl cis-trans isomerase, coding for MNIQTPNKSSLIWLFTAVIFILVFMSITINAKPKPSKANQEDDFFATVDGFPIHANEFQRAIHANKSVIIRYFYEKYGAEQSAAFWNTSYGGEFPLELLKKKALEDTVNLKIQQIIAMEQGVLTDISYGSFEQNFNQENERRQKAINNNQVVFGPAQYTEEAYLEYVMGNSILSVKNRLMERDWKPNDEQLKTFYETKKDQLYKAPATVKVQQLSASFIDGSRNVDEKLKDQIMRKMETALAKSASGLSFEQAAKELDQTGKVTEQLYNLDSYRHNARSPVAQAAAKLRIGEISGIIEENGHFHLIQRIENERAGSKYLSLEDIKEQALRDYIDHSYKEYVRKRMADAQIIVNEESYQNFRM
- a CDS encoding DUF4179 domain-containing protein gives rise to the protein MRTIEEKLQEHKQSYNRVQAPLELESRLRNALQNVPAKPRYRKKALPWVASAAAALILIAGLYQYPAFAYYGAKLLDRSELSSLSFSEVAEQGYGQTVNKSKTFDDGTVITVNGVIADDNAFLLYYTIDFPAGSRYDADDRLSHYINKLQGFLTDSDPKEGNGNYSNDGLQYKGVYKFEPVSPFSRTLTATFIIWQDNGERASYPISFQFEANKAMKSIVKQNISQFVAVDQGTVHYDSITASPSSTIVRGHYELEKERHPRFSGKTKLLVNGTEVKKWGMRGSNIYAEKGFPGFELEFEVLPTDKIETIELVLENFGAYQQVEEPISLVSPSDQSIRIGREKLWIRSVTKTDSGYDIVIARKQFIILDTDSLSVQAGGNLVPVASISASRPWDLNNGNVLWEQTYSFNTADKPEQLLLDGFHYIKTYDKKITIPVDSKK